A section of the Primulina eburnea isolate SZY01 chromosome 1, ASM2296580v1, whole genome shotgun sequence genome encodes:
- the LOC140829768 gene encoding serine/threonine-protein phosphatase PP1, which yields MMTMEGMMEGGVLDDIIRRLLEGKGGKQVQLSETEIRQLCVSARQIFLSQPCLLQLRAPIRICGDIHGQYQDLLRLFEYGGYPPAANYLFLGDYVDRGKQSLETICLLLAYKIKHPDKIFLLRGNHEDAKINRIYGFYDECKRRFNVRLWKIFTECFNCLPVSALIDEKILCMHGGISPELKQLDQINDIERPTDIPDGGLLCDLLWSDPDPRIRGWSDSDRGVSCTFGPDAVAEFLEKNELDLICRGHQVVEDGYEFFAKRKLVTIFSAPNYGGEFDNVGALLSVDESLVCSFEILKPAASSSKVPLKKPPKIGSI from the exons ATGATGACAATGGAGGGGATGATGGAGGGAGGGGTGTTGGATGACATAATCAGGCGGTTGCTTGAAGGGAAAGGGGGGAAGCAGGTTCAGCTTTCGGAGACGGAGATTCGGCAGCTATGCGTCTCGGCTCGCCAAATCTTCCTATCTCAGCCTTGTCTGCTTCAGCTCAGGGCTCCAATCAGGATCTGTG GTGACATACACGGTCAGTATCAAGATCTGTTGAGGCTATTTGAGTACGGTGGATATCCCCCTGCTgcaaattatttatttcttgGAGATTATGTTGATCGGGGCAAGCAGAGTCTGGAGACAATATGCTTGTTGTTGGCTTACAAGATAAAGCACCCTgacaaaatttttcttttgagaGGCAACCACGAAGATGCCAAAATCAACCGTATTTATGGATTCTATGACGAGTGCAAGAGGAGATTCAATGTTAGACTCTGGAAGATATTCACTGAGTGCTTTAACTGTTTACCTGTTTCTGCACTCATTGATGAGAAGATACTTTGCATGCATGGTGGAATTTCCCCCGAGCTAAAACAGTTGGATCAGATAAATGATATTGAAAGGCCCACCGACATTCCAGACGGTGGGCTGCTATGTGATTTGCTCTGGTCTGATCCAGATCCTCGGATACGTGGATGGTCTGATAGTGATAGAGGGGTTTCTTGTACATTTGGGCCAGATGCAGTAGCTGAGTTTTTGGAAAAAAATGAGTTAGACTTGATTTGCCGTGGTCATCAg GTAGTGGAGGATGGATATGAATTCTTTGCAAAGAGAAAGCTCGTAACAATATTTTCCGCTCCCAACTATGGTGGAGAGTTTGACAACGTTGGGGCTCTTTTGAGTGTTGACGAGTCGCTAGTATGTTCTTTTGAGATACTAAAACCTGCAGCAAGCAGTTCGAAAGTTCCTCTGAAAAAG CCTCCAAAAATCGGGTCCATTTAA